A window of the Dissulfuribacter thermophilus genome harbors these coding sequences:
- a CDS encoding lasso peptide isopeptide bond-forming cyclase, whose product MSAIAGICYWDGRDVAREELLAMAKALAHRGPDGKNIWHKGPIGLVHLMLHTTPESLNERLPLEDKATGLVITSDARIDNREELLESLGVKGREASQMPDSELILKAYKKWGRKCPERLLGDFAFAIWDSRERTLFCARDHMGVKPFYYYASRDFFAFSTEIKGLLALNNVSRRINEVRIADFLAAIVLDNESTFWRSILRLPPAHFCVIRNGIFEKGAYWQLPSEPKKHIKRDSEYAEEFRHIFTEAVRCRLRSAFPLGSYLSGGLDSSSIVCVAAELYEKKGIDGPHVFSGIFDEIAQCDERKYFMPVVERYNLPTTFVYADRLEPLAELEKMLNEQDEPFFAPHIFMSRALLGLARENGFRIMLDGHDGDNTVSYGTGLLLELAGDFKWLKLAKECYCLTDGSLHEALEIAYVAIRRRCVPLSIKCMAKVVRQILHIFKAERQKESQELIKPPWHNILNDEFIKKTGLIERWRDFKKNDPYRGDREFERHRRALYQPFMPYGLEVLDRCVSNFGIEARYPYFDKRLIEFCLDLPARLKLHRGLNRYIVRFALKDILPESIRKRKNKSDFTANLIHGLRVRDRDRLQQFLQKISHEHKEFYQVQEIERIREGFLNMDQNPTASDAFTLLKILVLTLWISSAKNIFH is encoded by the coding sequence ATGAGTGCAATTGCCGGAATCTGTTATTGGGATGGAAGAGACGTAGCCAGAGAAGAGCTTTTGGCAATGGCCAAGGCCCTGGCCCATCGCGGTCCTGATGGGAAAAATATCTGGCATAAAGGCCCTATTGGCCTCGTGCACCTAATGCTCCATACAACTCCCGAATCCCTAAATGAAAGACTGCCCCTAGAGGATAAGGCAACCGGATTGGTCATAACTTCGGATGCAAGGATCGACAATCGTGAAGAACTGCTTGAATCCCTCGGTGTTAAGGGACGGGAGGCATCCCAGATGCCAGACAGTGAGCTAATACTCAAGGCATATAAAAAATGGGGAAGAAAGTGCCCAGAAAGACTCTTAGGAGATTTTGCCTTTGCAATATGGGACTCGCGGGAACGCACCCTTTTTTGCGCGAGAGACCACATGGGGGTGAAACCCTTTTACTACTATGCCTCCAGGGATTTTTTCGCCTTTTCCACTGAAATAAAGGGACTTTTGGCACTGAACAATGTCTCGCGTAGGATCAATGAAGTACGCATAGCCGACTTTCTTGCTGCCATAGTTTTGGATAATGAAAGTACATTTTGGCGTTCGATACTACGCCTGCCTCCTGCGCATTTTTGTGTGATTCGAAATGGTATTTTTGAGAAAGGTGCTTACTGGCAACTACCCTCTGAACCTAAAAAACATATTAAGAGAGATAGTGAATATGCTGAAGAGTTCCGTCATATATTCACAGAGGCAGTCAGATGCCGCCTTCGCTCTGCCTTTCCCCTGGGATCTTATTTGAGCGGAGGTCTCGATTCCTCTTCCATTGTATGTGTTGCCGCCGAACTTTATGAAAAAAAGGGCATCGATGGCCCCCATGTCTTTTCAGGTATTTTTGACGAAATAGCCCAGTGTGATGAACGAAAATACTTTATGCCAGTAGTTGAAAGATATAATCTCCCCACCACTTTTGTTTATGCAGACCGCCTAGAGCCCCTTGCTGAGCTAGAGAAAATGCTCAATGAACAGGACGAACCCTTTTTTGCTCCGCATATATTCATGAGTCGGGCCCTTCTGGGCTTGGCCAGGGAGAATGGTTTCCGAATAATGCTGGACGGACATGACGGTGACAATACGGTTTCCTACGGGACAGGGCTTTTATTAGAGCTAGCTGGGGATTTCAAATGGCTCAAGTTGGCAAAGGAGTGTTATTGCCTAACGGACGGTTCACTACATGAGGCCTTGGAAATTGCCTATGTTGCCATACGACGAAGATGCGTGCCACTAAGTATAAAGTGTATGGCAAAGGTCGTCCGGCAAATTCTACACATCTTTAAAGCCGAAAGGCAAAAGGAATCTCAAGAGCTGATTAAGCCCCCTTGGCATAACATATTGAATGATGAATTCATAAAGAAAACTGGTTTGATTGAGCGGTGGAGAGATTTCAAAAAAAACGATCCATACCGTGGAGATCGCGAATTCGAACGCCACCGCCGTGCACTGTACCAACCTTTTATGCCCTATGGCCTGGAAGTCCTGGATCGATGTGTATCAAACTTTGGTATTGAGGCCAGATATCCTTATTTTGATAAAAGATTGATTGAGTTTTGTTTAGATCTTCCAGCACGTCTTAAATTACATCGCGGACTGAATAGATACATAGTACGATTTGCATTAAAGGATATACTTCCTGAATCTATTAGGAAAAGAAAAAATAAAAGTGATTTTACTGCGAATTTGATACACGGATTACGAGTAAGAGATAGAGATAGGCTTCAGCAGTTTTTGCAAAAAATTTCGCATGAACATAAAGAATTTTATCAGGTACAAGAAATAGAACGGATTAGAGAAGGCTTTTTGAACATGGATCAAAACCCTACTGCATCTGATGCATTTACCCTATTGAAAATACTTGTGTTGACTCTGTGGATCAGTAGTGCTAAAAATATTTTTCATTAA
- a CDS encoding lasso RiPP family leader peptide-containing protein: MKDTEYDIKKTKENRKQYSAPILSRLGTVENLTLGHKHGPGTDAAFIYPYHHKGGKTFSHSHHN, from the coding sequence GTGAAAGATACAGAGTACGATATCAAGAAAACTAAAGAAAATCGTAAACAATACTCAGCTCCCATATTGAGCCGCCTTGGAACAGTAGAAAATTTAACCTTGGGTCACAAACATGGGCCAGGTACAGACGCTGCTTTTATCTATCCCTATCATCATAAGGGAGGCAAAACTTTTTCTCATTCCCACCATAACTAA
- a CDS encoding outer membrane beta-barrel protein — protein sequence MKRFLCFILLVIGTTLVAWNHAKADEDPTASVQTQQLPESDALGLSDAELGKRTTQEPEAYVPVSVFGTKGGYVHPFMSVTFQTSDNINFSSVNEKSDWTAIYTPGIWLAAPAKKEIFLNLDIYNTSPGGRYKQIYTPESFTRYQAYALYVADIEDFHNHSERDTTKQSAEAYFQYNLRGGLSASIYNKYLDTEDPMAVGYTTIGTVVDKYVTNLLGVIVEYDFGQKLRMRFDYNNFYLDYDKAFSKGKNRTDNSYSVYLYYDYSPKTSFFGEYEYVDVNYDISKIQDSTQNYGYLGIEWKPTEKVALKAKAGLISRDSKNPKANSVTDPVVELTYEHKFTAKTNMKLFWANKLNESTISTSAYSKDTIINLHLNKIITEKIEATLFLDYTRNDFKGTIGASRVDNVYTIAPKVRYVFKDWLQSEIGYEYVKRTSDVNLAEFEANTFFVRVSAGF from the coding sequence ATGAAAAGATTTCTTTGCTTCATTTTGTTGGTAATTGGGACTACATTAGTTGCTTGGAATCATGCCAAGGCCGACGAAGACCCTACAGCTTCGGTCCAAACACAGCAGTTACCAGAATCTGATGCATTGGGCCTAAGCGATGCGGAACTGGGTAAGAGGACCACACAAGAGCCGGAGGCCTATGTACCAGTTTCGGTTTTTGGGACAAAAGGTGGTTACGTCCACCCCTTCATGTCTGTTACCTTCCAGACGTCTGACAACATAAACTTTTCCAGTGTTAATGAAAAATCGGATTGGACTGCTATTTACACTCCTGGCATCTGGTTGGCCGCTCCTGCCAAGAAAGAAATATTTCTCAATCTAGATATATATAATACCTCACCAGGTGGACGATATAAGCAGATCTACACCCCAGAATCTTTTACTCGTTACCAGGCCTACGCACTTTATGTAGCTGACATAGAAGATTTCCATAATCACTCGGAAAGGGATACAACCAAACAGTCTGCAGAGGCATATTTTCAGTACAACCTAAGAGGTGGCCTTTCTGCCAGTATTTACAATAAATATTTAGACACAGAAGACCCAATGGCAGTTGGCTATACCACTATTGGGACTGTTGTCGATAAATATGTAACCAACCTATTGGGTGTAATAGTAGAGTATGATTTTGGCCAAAAACTTCGTATGCGCTTTGACTATAACAATTTTTACCTGGACTATGATAAAGCCTTCAGTAAGGGGAAAAACAGGACTGACAACTCCTATTCAGTATATCTGTATTACGATTACTCGCCAAAGACTTCATTCTTTGGGGAGTATGAATATGTTGACGTAAATTATGATATAAGCAAGATACAGGACAGTACGCAAAATTACGGGTATCTTGGCATCGAGTGGAAGCCAACGGAAAAGGTGGCGCTTAAGGCAAAAGCCGGTTTGATAAGTAGGGACAGTAAGAACCCAAAGGCCAATAGCGTCACTGATCCTGTAGTGGAATTGACCTATGAACACAAGTTCACAGCAAAAACCAATATGAAACTATTTTGGGCCAACAAGCTCAATGAATCAACCATCTCCACATCGGCTTACTCAAAAGACACCATAATCAACCTCCACCTCAACAAAATAATTACTGAAAAGATTGAAGCGACGCTCTTTTTGGATTACACACGTAATGACTTCAAAGGTACTATCGGAGCCAGTAGGGTCGACAATGTTTATACCATTGCACCTAAGGTCAGATACGTATTCAAAGATTGGTTGCAATCAGAAATTGGCTATGAGTATGTTAAAAGGACATCTGATGTCAATCTTGCGGAGTTTGAAGCAAATACATTCTTTGTGCGTGTGTCTGCAGGTTTCTAA
- a CDS encoding SLBB domain-containing protein, whose amino-acid sequence MSCKKLIFLVLGALFVFVSASFASSGGYVVGEGDVLRITVYDHPDLETKVRVNGEGQILMPLLGHVDVAGLTVSQISKKLAKMLADGYLVDPQVNVFIEEYGSKKAVILGMVKNPGLYELSGPTTLLELISKAGGLSKDAGNKVTIKRIDPDGKKKVINIDLKALMEGGDISLNIQIKDGDNVYVSKAGMVYVTGEVKEPDAYKIDEGTTVIKAIALAGGFTGKAAKGKIKIIRMVNGKKKVLKNVPLDTAVLPEDVIVVPESFF is encoded by the coding sequence ATGAGTTGTAAAAAACTGATTTTTCTAGTTCTGGGAGCCCTGTTTGTCTTCGTAAGCGCTAGTTTTGCCAGTTCGGGTGGTTACGTTGTTGGCGAAGGTGATGTGCTGAGGATAACCGTTTATGACCATCCAGATCTTGAAACCAAAGTACGAGTCAATGGAGAGGGGCAGATACTAATGCCCCTCTTGGGCCATGTGGATGTGGCAGGCCTTACTGTATCCCAGATTTCAAAGAAACTGGCAAAGATGCTTGCAGACGGTTACCTGGTTGATCCCCAGGTCAACGTATTCATAGAGGAATATGGTAGTAAAAAGGCCGTTATCCTAGGCATGGTGAAGAATCCAGGCCTCTATGAACTCAGTGGCCCAACAACCCTTTTAGAGCTTATCTCAAAGGCAGGGGGGCTTTCTAAAGACGCTGGTAACAAGGTCACAATCAAAAGAATTGACCCAGACGGAAAGAAGAAGGTCATTAATATTGATCTTAAGGCCTTGATGGAGGGCGGAGACATATCACTTAACATTCAGATAAAGGATGGAGACAACGTGTATGTCTCCAAGGCAGGGATGGTTTACGTAACTGGGGAGGTGAAGGAACCAGACGCCTATAAAATAGATGAAGGGACCACTGTGATCAAAGCAATAGCCCTTGCCGGAGGTTTTACTGGTAAGGCTGCAAAGGGCAAAATAAAGATTATTCGGATGGTTAATGGCAAAAAGAAAGTACTAAAAAATGTCCCCTTAGATACAGCGGTTTTACCTGAAGATGTGATAGTGGTGCCTGAAAGTTTCTTTTAA